Part of the Toxotes jaculatrix isolate fToxJac2 chromosome 1, fToxJac2.pri, whole genome shotgun sequence genome, CTTCCAGTTCACATGTTAAAACTGTGGTTCATGAAGATTTTGAGAGCAGGGATTCAGTGTCCAAGCAGCTTTTTCTGTATGGGCTTATCACTGGTTTATTTTTGCAGTATATAGCTTCTTCACACTTTCCTGTTATATTGTTTAGTTTGCTGACCAGTTTTTTTAGGcttcagtgtaaataaaacaagtgaatgtaagatcatttaaaataaaccatgCCCCCTCAACATGTGCAAAATGCATCTGAGTtgctgcaggggaaaaaaataaaaaaaaacaaaaagcaaaattgtttattgttttgagCAGGAGTCAAAATTCACACTTCCACTCCTGCAGCTGAACTTTcccagacacagagggagagacaggggcagagggagaggtaCAGAGACAGGGTCCCactgagggagtgtgtgtgttttcaggggcAGTGGCCTCTGCCTTAGACACTGATGGTTTGTGAGAATCTGCAGAGGTGTCACTTTACACCTCTGTGGCCTGGCCTGGACTTATAAACCAGTGCGAGGGAGCTGAGCAGCACTCACAGCTTCCCAGTCTCTCCAGTAAGACCACCGAGTCTCTCCACACAACATGGATACCTCCTCGGTCCCTCTGCTCAACTACGGCCTGCAGTACCAGTGGTGCTCCGACTCAGACATCTCTAGCATCTCCTCTCCAGAAACCCTCTCCCCTGTCCACTCTATGGACTCCAGCCTGTCTCCTTCCTACCAGCAGCCTCCTCAGTCCATCCCTAAAGCAGCTAAAACTGGATATTCTCAGAGCCTCAAATCCTCGCCCTGCTCCCTGTCTGGACGTGGCCGGAAGTCGGGCCGAGCCACCCGGATCCGCAGCAAACAGAGGGAGAGCGCCAGCGAGAAGGAGAAGCTGAGGATGAGGGATCTGACCAAGGCTCTGCATCACCTCAGGTCCTACCTACCACCCTCGGTGGCCCCCGCCGGACAGACCCTGACAAAGATTGAGACTCTCCGCCTGACTATCCGCTACATCTCCTACCTGTCAGCCCAACTGGGCCTCAGTGAGGAGGTCCTGTTTCAGCGGAGGGAGCAAGGAGACACCTCGGCCAGTGACGCATCCTCACCTGACATCCTCAGTTACTTCCAGCACGGCTCCATGGGAGGTCAGGAGGCCCATCTCCAGAACCAGAACCTGACCCAAAGCCTGTACCCATCCCAGTGTCACAGCCAGAGCGCCATGCTGCACTCTGGGAGCTGTAGTTTTGGAGTGGATCAGTACAATAGACAGTACAGTGAAGCTCCTTTGGGAGATATCAGCATGGATACCATCCTGCAGTCACCTCCAACAACACAGCCCTCCTGTCAGGTATGTGATCATTTACTCATTAGAGTTATTAATGACACGGTGTATGTAAAATCACACATTCAGCATCAGTTTGTACAAAATGctaacacattttctgttgatttctttttttttaaatacagatgTGTGGCAAAGACTTCTGCATCCCGTTGACTCCAAGAGAGTATTGGGGTTAAACACTCCAACACTATACGGTCATCAtccaacaacagagacagactaCTTCAGTTGTTTTTACTGCCTCACTGTGAATCaagtaatttatttgaaatatatGTGCTATtctacatttaatttattttgtcctATGAAGTGTTCCTTGTAAATACTGATATGTCTAACaactatttttatatttctttataccactatttataataaaatattcaaatgtcCTCCCATTTTGTCATCTCTGTCCCCATTAGAAATAGTGTCTCTCCTTCATCACTCACACAGGTATTCTTCATATGTGCACTTTAGGTCTGAAAACCAAACTCAACTTTTGGCTAAAAGTTGAGGGGCTTGTTAAAGAAAGGGTACCTGGTTATACGAGGCAGGATGAAGCCAGTGAGAGTACCCTCTCCTGGTCACACAGGCACAGTGGCATCACACTACCTCAACAGTGACTTCTAATCTGGATGTAAacttcagtgtcagtgaagcACAAAATTACACAGTCAGTTCTTGTTTAACCATGTTGTAGTTACCATgacaaaatacacattaaaagATTAAATGCATGTTCTTCGTAAAAGAAGATGGGATTTAAATCTTGTTCAAATCTTATGCATTTGCTGACCATATTAGAGATGCTTAGTATGTTATATTATGACACAAGATAACTATGGAGAGGGAGTGATCATTTGCAATTACTAATTTCTGGAGCTGTTACCTCCTATTGACAAAAAACAACTCAACTCACAAATCCATAACTGCACAGAAGCTGTCAGATGGAGATTAAAACCCCTTAACATAcagtttcctcctttttttcacCTTAAGTAATTTTAAAATGGAATTTGTTGCAACATGTAAAAACTaaatactaaatactaaatactatattatattatattatattatattatattatattatattatattatattatattatattatagtaCACTGGAGAAGCTATACATGATCCTTTGTGAATGTTTCTGCGATGACATGTTACATGATACAAATACCTGAAGAGTAAGATTTAGGAACACTACTGATTGGGAATCAAAGAACCATCATTGTAAATTCGTCTTGTGGTCTGAAGCCTGTGACATGTGTGTAGTCCAAGGTGAGCAGACCCGGGATCAGCCTCTGCCACCGGCTATCTAGTTTATTTAGTGTATCTTTGTTAATGTGgctcagcaaacacagaggGGTCCTTGGCACCGCTAAGTCTAGACTAAGATAAAAGATCCTCCCTACTCTTTACCCCTTTCTCTCACCTACAGCCCTAATTACCTGCTAAAGCCAACGGAGAGGCCTTTAATATTCATAGAGAAGTGTGGATCTGCATATCAGGCTGGAGAATTAGGCCTGAGTGTTTAGTTTGCCACATACGTGCAGTTCATTTGATATGCAAGCAGCAAACCTAACACAAAGCCTAATATACTAACTTAGGTCTTTCATCATGGTAAAGCTAATAAACTCTCCAGGCTAAAAGGGTTTGGGATGAAAGGGTTAGCACCGCAGTGCTGATTATTCACTCATTACATGTGAGTAAACACCGTCGGAGCTAA contains:
- the mespba gene encoding mesoderm posterior ba, whose product is MDTSSVPLLNYGLQYQWCSDSDISSISSPETLSPVHSMDSSLSPSYQQPPQSIPKAAKTGYSQSLKSSPCSLSGRGRKSGRATRIRSKQRESASEKEKLRMRDLTKALHHLRSYLPPSVAPAGQTLTKIETLRLTIRYISYLSAQLGLSEEVLFQRREQGDTSASDASSPDILSYFQHGSMGGQEAHLQNQNLTQSLYPSQCHSQSAMLHSGSCSFGVDQYNRQYSEAPLGDISMDTILQSPPTTQPSCQMCGKDFCIPLTPREYWG